In Humulus lupulus chromosome 6, drHumLupu1.1, whole genome shotgun sequence, a single genomic region encodes these proteins:
- the LOC133783260 gene encoding uncharacterized protein LOC133783260 isoform X5, whose product MPRKINTGVDYYDDFEDYDYDEYDYDGEENVEVVQSTPESKRPGIWSCSICTYDNEESMSACDICGVLRNPLPKKTAPFKFDSPSPDDLVSYGLRSSKMGSKAVIEVTAARNEQSSARKTDSLFSMKDKKNEVQKETVKIRGSANISDVSSDSFARGNHGSVGEASYKVSDTADVELVNKGMDSSSSSKPKSRQSNMDENINSSENRGKSESLASNVNNMTLDGRTGKSNNVNSRKAHSQMQYKPEKWMLPDQAKDTLIQLNLAIVGHVDSGKSTLSGRLLHLSGRISQKLMHKYEKEAKQQGKGSFAYAWALDESAEERERGITMTVAVAYFDSKKYHVVVLDSPGHKDFVPNMISGATQADAAILVIDASLGAFEAGMDTMKGQTREHAQLIRSFGVEQIIVAVNKMDIIGYSKDRFEFIKQQLGTFLRLCGFKDPCVFWIPLSVMENQNLVAAPSDARFSSWYRGPNLLDAIDSFQPPSRDFSKPLLMPICDVIKSASLGQVSACGKLEAGALRTGFKVLVMPSGEVGTVRSLERDSQACSIARAGDNVAVSLQGIDGSNVMAGGVLCHPDFPIFVAKHLEVKVLILDITTPILVGSQLEFHIHHVKEVARVVKILSLLDSKTGKVAKKAPRCLTAKQSAVVEVVLQGLVCVDEFSSCRALGRVFLRALGRTVAVGIVTRIIE is encoded by the exons ATGCCGCGCAAAATTAATACCGGAGTTGATTATTACGATGACTTTGAAGATTATGATTATGATGAATATGACTATGATGGAGAAGAGAATG TTGAAGTTGTACAGTCAACGCCAGAAAGTAAAAGGCCTGGGATTTGGAGTTGTTCAATTTGCACTTATGATAATGAAGAAAGTATGTCTGCTTGTGATATATGTGGGGTTCTTCGCAATCCTTTGCCCAAGAAAACAG CTCCTTTCAAGTTTGATAGTCCATCTCCAGATGATTTGGTTTCATATGGATTGCGTTCATCCAAAATGGGTTCCAAAG CTGTCATTGAGGTCACAGCTGCTCGTAATGAACAATCAAGTGCTCGAAAGACAGATAGCTTGTTCTCGATGAAGGATAAGAAGAATGAAGTACAGAAAGAGACAGTTAAAATAAGAGGAAGTGCTAACATTTCTGATGTCTCATCTGATTCTTTTGCGAGAGGTAACCACGGATCTGTGGGGGAGGCCAGTTACAAAGTAAGTGATACTGCTGATGTAGAATTGGTTAATAAAGGGATGGACAGTTCATCTTCTTCAAAACCAAAAAGCAGACAGAGTAACATGGATGAGAACATTAATTCTTCAGAGAATAGAGGCAAGTCAGAAAGTCTTGCCAGTAATGTAAATAACATGACTTTGGATGGTAGGACTGGAAAGTCAAATAATGTAAATTCTAGAAAGGCCCATTCACAGATGCAGTATAAACCTGAAAAGTGGATGCTTCCTGATCAAGCTAAAGACACACTGATTCAGTTGAATCTTGCCATC GTTGGTCATGTTGATTCAGGGAAATCAACACTCTCTGGAAGATTGCTACACCTTTCAGGTCGGATATCTCAAAAACTAATGCACAAATATGAAAAAGAGGCCAAGCAACAG GGCAAAGGGTCCTTTGCTTATGCTTGGGCATTGGATGAGAGTGCTGAAGAAAGGGAGAGGGGAATAACTATGACAGTGGCTGTTGCTTATTTTGATTCCAAGAAGTATCATGTTGTTGTGCTTGACTCCCCCGGTCACAAAGATTTTGTTCCAAACATGATCTCTGGAGCAACACAAGCTGATGCTGCAATTCTTGTAATAGATGCTTCGCTTGGTGCATTTGAAGCAGGCATGGACACTATGAAGGGGCAGACACGAGAGCATGCCCAGCTAATTAGAAGTTTTGGTGTTGAACAAATTATAGTTGCTGTTAACAAAATGGATATTATTGGATACTCCAAGGATCGGTTTGAGTTCATTAAACAACAGCTTGGGACGTTTCTCCGCCTTTGTGGGTTTAAAGATCCTTGTGTATTTTGGATTCCACTGAGTGTAATGGAAAATCAAAATTTGGTTGCGGCGCCATCTGATGCACGTTTCTCTTCCTG GTATCGAGGACCTAACTTGTTGGATGCAATTGATTCCTTCCAACCACCCTCAAGAGATTTCTCAAAACCTCTGCTCATGCCTATATGTGATGTCATCAAATCTGCTTCACTTGGGCAGGTTTCTGCCTGTGGTAAACTGGAAGCTGGAGCTCTTCGGACCGGCTTTAAG GTTCTGGTTATGCCTTCCGGAGAGGTAGGAACTGTGCGATCCTTAGAACGCGATTCTCAGGCTTGCTCAATTGCAAGAGCTGGAGACAATGTTGCAGTCAGTCTTCAAGGCATTGACGGAAGCAATGTGATGGCTGGTGGGGTGCTATGTCACCCTGATTTTCCAATTTTTGTAGCAAAACATTTAGAAGTGAAGGTTCTTATTTTGGATATTACAACTCCAATATTAGTTGGTTCTCAG TTGGAGTTTCACATACACCACGTGAAGGAGGTGGCTAGAGTTGTAAAGATACTGTCGCTGCTCGATTCAAAGACGGGCAAGGTGGCAAAGAAGGCCCCTCGTTGTCTTACTGCGAAACAGAGCGCTGTTGTTGAG GTGGTTTTGCAGGGACTAGTTTGTGTAGATGAATTCTCAAGTTGCAGAGCTCTTGGAAGGGTGTTTCTAAGAGCACTAGGACGAACTGTAGCTGTCGGTATAGTAACAAGAATTATTGAGTAG
- the LOC133783260 gene encoding uncharacterized protein LOC133783260 isoform X1 encodes MPRKINTGVDYYDDFEDYDYDEYDYDGEENVEVVQSTPESKRPGIWSCSICTYDNEESMSACDICGVLRNPLPKKTDLFHAVEGICKHAEASLMAKSLFASLPHQTPKTVLFQPQKDGFETDNGNNFHKLGKFQGHMHELHKIFCTCNYHKINIAPFKFDSPSPDDLVSYGLRSSKMGSKANIIDLKTSKFSSAVIEVTAARNEQSSARKTDSLFSMKDKKNEVQKETVKIRGSANISDVSSDSFARGNHGSVGEASYKVSDTADVELVNKGMDSSSSSKPKSRQSNMDENINSSENRGKSESLASNVNNMTLDGRTGKSNNVNSRKAHSQMQYKPEKWMLPDQAKDTLIQLNLAIVGHVDSGKSTLSGRLLHLSGRISQKLMHKYEKEAKQQGKGSFAYAWALDESAEERERGITMTVAVAYFDSKKYHVVVLDSPGHKDFVPNMISGATQADAAILVIDASLGAFEAGMDTMKGQTREHAQLIRSFGVEQIIVAVNKMDIIGYSKDRFEFIKQQLGTFLRLCGFKDPCVFWIPLSVMENQNLVAAPSDARFSSWYRGPNLLDAIDSFQPPSRDFSKPLLMPICDVIKSASLGQVSACGKLEAGALRTGFKVLVMPSGEVGTVRSLERDSQACSIARAGDNVAVSLQGIDGSNVMAGGVLCHPDFPIFVAKHLEVKVLILDITTPILVGSQLEFHIHHVKEVARVVKILSLLDSKTGKVAKKAPRCLTAKQSAVVEVVLQGLVCVDEFSSCRALGRVFLRALGRTVAVGIVTRIIE; translated from the exons ATGCCGCGCAAAATTAATACCGGAGTTGATTATTACGATGACTTTGAAGATTATGATTATGATGAATATGACTATGATGGAGAAGAGAATG TTGAAGTTGTACAGTCAACGCCAGAAAGTAAAAGGCCTGGGATTTGGAGTTGTTCAATTTGCACTTATGATAATGAAGAAAGTATGTCTGCTTGTGATATATGTGGGGTTCTTCGCAATCCTTTGCCCAAGAAAACAG ATCTCTTTCATGCAGTTGAAGGCATATGCAAACATGCTGAAGCATCCCTAATGGCCAAGTCTCTTTTTGCATCACTGCCGCATCAGACACCCAAAACTGTATTATTTCAACCGCAGAAAGATGGTTTTGAGACTGACAATGGCAATAACTTCCACAAGCTTGGGAAATTCCAAGGACATATGCATGAATTGCATAAGATTTTTTGTACTTGTAACTATCACAAGATTAATATAG CTCCTTTCAAGTTTGATAGTCCATCTCCAGATGATTTGGTTTCATATGGATTGCGTTCATCCAAAATGGGTTCCAAAG ccaatattattgatttaAAGACATCAAAATTTTCTTCAGCTGTCATTGAGGTCACAGCTGCTCGTAATGAACAATCAAGTGCTCGAAAGACAGATAGCTTGTTCTCGATGAAGGATAAGAAGAATGAAGTACAGAAAGAGACAGTTAAAATAAGAGGAAGTGCTAACATTTCTGATGTCTCATCTGATTCTTTTGCGAGAGGTAACCACGGATCTGTGGGGGAGGCCAGTTACAAAGTAAGTGATACTGCTGATGTAGAATTGGTTAATAAAGGGATGGACAGTTCATCTTCTTCAAAACCAAAAAGCAGACAGAGTAACATGGATGAGAACATTAATTCTTCAGAGAATAGAGGCAAGTCAGAAAGTCTTGCCAGTAATGTAAATAACATGACTTTGGATGGTAGGACTGGAAAGTCAAATAATGTAAATTCTAGAAAGGCCCATTCACAGATGCAGTATAAACCTGAAAAGTGGATGCTTCCTGATCAAGCTAAAGACACACTGATTCAGTTGAATCTTGCCATC GTTGGTCATGTTGATTCAGGGAAATCAACACTCTCTGGAAGATTGCTACACCTTTCAGGTCGGATATCTCAAAAACTAATGCACAAATATGAAAAAGAGGCCAAGCAACAG GGCAAAGGGTCCTTTGCTTATGCTTGGGCATTGGATGAGAGTGCTGAAGAAAGGGAGAGGGGAATAACTATGACAGTGGCTGTTGCTTATTTTGATTCCAAGAAGTATCATGTTGTTGTGCTTGACTCCCCCGGTCACAAAGATTTTGTTCCAAACATGATCTCTGGAGCAACACAAGCTGATGCTGCAATTCTTGTAATAGATGCTTCGCTTGGTGCATTTGAAGCAGGCATGGACACTATGAAGGGGCAGACACGAGAGCATGCCCAGCTAATTAGAAGTTTTGGTGTTGAACAAATTATAGTTGCTGTTAACAAAATGGATATTATTGGATACTCCAAGGATCGGTTTGAGTTCATTAAACAACAGCTTGGGACGTTTCTCCGCCTTTGTGGGTTTAAAGATCCTTGTGTATTTTGGATTCCACTGAGTGTAATGGAAAATCAAAATTTGGTTGCGGCGCCATCTGATGCACGTTTCTCTTCCTG GTATCGAGGACCTAACTTGTTGGATGCAATTGATTCCTTCCAACCACCCTCAAGAGATTTCTCAAAACCTCTGCTCATGCCTATATGTGATGTCATCAAATCTGCTTCACTTGGGCAGGTTTCTGCCTGTGGTAAACTGGAAGCTGGAGCTCTTCGGACCGGCTTTAAG GTTCTGGTTATGCCTTCCGGAGAGGTAGGAACTGTGCGATCCTTAGAACGCGATTCTCAGGCTTGCTCAATTGCAAGAGCTGGAGACAATGTTGCAGTCAGTCTTCAAGGCATTGACGGAAGCAATGTGATGGCTGGTGGGGTGCTATGTCACCCTGATTTTCCAATTTTTGTAGCAAAACATTTAGAAGTGAAGGTTCTTATTTTGGATATTACAACTCCAATATTAGTTGGTTCTCAG TTGGAGTTTCACATACACCACGTGAAGGAGGTGGCTAGAGTTGTAAAGATACTGTCGCTGCTCGATTCAAAGACGGGCAAGGTGGCAAAGAAGGCCCCTCGTTGTCTTACTGCGAAACAGAGCGCTGTTGTTGAG GTGGTTTTGCAGGGACTAGTTTGTGTAGATGAATTCTCAAGTTGCAGAGCTCTTGGAAGGGTGTTTCTAAGAGCACTAGGACGAACTGTAGCTGTCGGTATAGTAACAAGAATTATTGAGTAG
- the LOC133783260 gene encoding uncharacterized protein LOC133783260 isoform X2, with product MPRKINTGVDYYDDFEDYDYDEYDYDGEENVEVVQSTPESKRPGIWSCSICTYDNEESMSACDICGVLRNPLPKKTVEGICKHAEASLMAKSLFASLPHQTPKTVLFQPQKDGFETDNGNNFHKLGKFQGHMHELHKIFCTCNYHKINIAPFKFDSPSPDDLVSYGLRSSKMGSKANIIDLKTSKFSSAVIEVTAARNEQSSARKTDSLFSMKDKKNEVQKETVKIRGSANISDVSSDSFARGNHGSVGEASYKVSDTADVELVNKGMDSSSSSKPKSRQSNMDENINSSENRGKSESLASNVNNMTLDGRTGKSNNVNSRKAHSQMQYKPEKWMLPDQAKDTLIQLNLAIVGHVDSGKSTLSGRLLHLSGRISQKLMHKYEKEAKQQGKGSFAYAWALDESAEERERGITMTVAVAYFDSKKYHVVVLDSPGHKDFVPNMISGATQADAAILVIDASLGAFEAGMDTMKGQTREHAQLIRSFGVEQIIVAVNKMDIIGYSKDRFEFIKQQLGTFLRLCGFKDPCVFWIPLSVMENQNLVAAPSDARFSSWYRGPNLLDAIDSFQPPSRDFSKPLLMPICDVIKSASLGQVSACGKLEAGALRTGFKVLVMPSGEVGTVRSLERDSQACSIARAGDNVAVSLQGIDGSNVMAGGVLCHPDFPIFVAKHLEVKVLILDITTPILVGSQLEFHIHHVKEVARVVKILSLLDSKTGKVAKKAPRCLTAKQSAVVEVVLQGLVCVDEFSSCRALGRVFLRALGRTVAVGIVTRIIE from the exons ATGCCGCGCAAAATTAATACCGGAGTTGATTATTACGATGACTTTGAAGATTATGATTATGATGAATATGACTATGATGGAGAAGAGAATG TTGAAGTTGTACAGTCAACGCCAGAAAGTAAAAGGCCTGGGATTTGGAGTTGTTCAATTTGCACTTATGATAATGAAGAAAGTATGTCTGCTTGTGATATATGTGGGGTTCTTCGCAATCCTTTGCCCAAGAAAACAG TTGAAGGCATATGCAAACATGCTGAAGCATCCCTAATGGCCAAGTCTCTTTTTGCATCACTGCCGCATCAGACACCCAAAACTGTATTATTTCAACCGCAGAAAGATGGTTTTGAGACTGACAATGGCAATAACTTCCACAAGCTTGGGAAATTCCAAGGACATATGCATGAATTGCATAAGATTTTTTGTACTTGTAACTATCACAAGATTAATATAG CTCCTTTCAAGTTTGATAGTCCATCTCCAGATGATTTGGTTTCATATGGATTGCGTTCATCCAAAATGGGTTCCAAAG ccaatattattgatttaAAGACATCAAAATTTTCTTCAGCTGTCATTGAGGTCACAGCTGCTCGTAATGAACAATCAAGTGCTCGAAAGACAGATAGCTTGTTCTCGATGAAGGATAAGAAGAATGAAGTACAGAAAGAGACAGTTAAAATAAGAGGAAGTGCTAACATTTCTGATGTCTCATCTGATTCTTTTGCGAGAGGTAACCACGGATCTGTGGGGGAGGCCAGTTACAAAGTAAGTGATACTGCTGATGTAGAATTGGTTAATAAAGGGATGGACAGTTCATCTTCTTCAAAACCAAAAAGCAGACAGAGTAACATGGATGAGAACATTAATTCTTCAGAGAATAGAGGCAAGTCAGAAAGTCTTGCCAGTAATGTAAATAACATGACTTTGGATGGTAGGACTGGAAAGTCAAATAATGTAAATTCTAGAAAGGCCCATTCACAGATGCAGTATAAACCTGAAAAGTGGATGCTTCCTGATCAAGCTAAAGACACACTGATTCAGTTGAATCTTGCCATC GTTGGTCATGTTGATTCAGGGAAATCAACACTCTCTGGAAGATTGCTACACCTTTCAGGTCGGATATCTCAAAAACTAATGCACAAATATGAAAAAGAGGCCAAGCAACAG GGCAAAGGGTCCTTTGCTTATGCTTGGGCATTGGATGAGAGTGCTGAAGAAAGGGAGAGGGGAATAACTATGACAGTGGCTGTTGCTTATTTTGATTCCAAGAAGTATCATGTTGTTGTGCTTGACTCCCCCGGTCACAAAGATTTTGTTCCAAACATGATCTCTGGAGCAACACAAGCTGATGCTGCAATTCTTGTAATAGATGCTTCGCTTGGTGCATTTGAAGCAGGCATGGACACTATGAAGGGGCAGACACGAGAGCATGCCCAGCTAATTAGAAGTTTTGGTGTTGAACAAATTATAGTTGCTGTTAACAAAATGGATATTATTGGATACTCCAAGGATCGGTTTGAGTTCATTAAACAACAGCTTGGGACGTTTCTCCGCCTTTGTGGGTTTAAAGATCCTTGTGTATTTTGGATTCCACTGAGTGTAATGGAAAATCAAAATTTGGTTGCGGCGCCATCTGATGCACGTTTCTCTTCCTG GTATCGAGGACCTAACTTGTTGGATGCAATTGATTCCTTCCAACCACCCTCAAGAGATTTCTCAAAACCTCTGCTCATGCCTATATGTGATGTCATCAAATCTGCTTCACTTGGGCAGGTTTCTGCCTGTGGTAAACTGGAAGCTGGAGCTCTTCGGACCGGCTTTAAG GTTCTGGTTATGCCTTCCGGAGAGGTAGGAACTGTGCGATCCTTAGAACGCGATTCTCAGGCTTGCTCAATTGCAAGAGCTGGAGACAATGTTGCAGTCAGTCTTCAAGGCATTGACGGAAGCAATGTGATGGCTGGTGGGGTGCTATGTCACCCTGATTTTCCAATTTTTGTAGCAAAACATTTAGAAGTGAAGGTTCTTATTTTGGATATTACAACTCCAATATTAGTTGGTTCTCAG TTGGAGTTTCACATACACCACGTGAAGGAGGTGGCTAGAGTTGTAAAGATACTGTCGCTGCTCGATTCAAAGACGGGCAAGGTGGCAAAGAAGGCCCCTCGTTGTCTTACTGCGAAACAGAGCGCTGTTGTTGAG GTGGTTTTGCAGGGACTAGTTTGTGTAGATGAATTCTCAAGTTGCAGAGCTCTTGGAAGGGTGTTTCTAAGAGCACTAGGACGAACTGTAGCTGTCGGTATAGTAACAAGAATTATTGAGTAG
- the LOC133783260 gene encoding uncharacterized protein LOC133783260 isoform X3 — protein sequence MPRKINTGVDYYDDFEDYDYDEYDYDGEENVEVVQSTPESKRPGIWSCSICTYDNEESMSACDICGVLRNPLPKKTDLFHAVEGICKHAEASLMAKSLFASLPHQTPKTVLFQPQKDGFETDNGNNFHKLGKFQGHMHELHKIFCTCNYHKINIAPFKFDSPSPDDLVSYGLRSSKMGSKAVIEVTAARNEQSSARKTDSLFSMKDKKNEVQKETVKIRGSANISDVSSDSFARGNHGSVGEASYKVSDTADVELVNKGMDSSSSSKPKSRQSNMDENINSSENRGKSESLASNVNNMTLDGRTGKSNNVNSRKAHSQMQYKPEKWMLPDQAKDTLIQLNLAIVGHVDSGKSTLSGRLLHLSGRISQKLMHKYEKEAKQQGKGSFAYAWALDESAEERERGITMTVAVAYFDSKKYHVVVLDSPGHKDFVPNMISGATQADAAILVIDASLGAFEAGMDTMKGQTREHAQLIRSFGVEQIIVAVNKMDIIGYSKDRFEFIKQQLGTFLRLCGFKDPCVFWIPLSVMENQNLVAAPSDARFSSWYRGPNLLDAIDSFQPPSRDFSKPLLMPICDVIKSASLGQVSACGKLEAGALRTGFKVLVMPSGEVGTVRSLERDSQACSIARAGDNVAVSLQGIDGSNVMAGGVLCHPDFPIFVAKHLEVKVLILDITTPILVGSQLEFHIHHVKEVARVVKILSLLDSKTGKVAKKAPRCLTAKQSAVVEVVLQGLVCVDEFSSCRALGRVFLRALGRTVAVGIVTRIIE from the exons ATGCCGCGCAAAATTAATACCGGAGTTGATTATTACGATGACTTTGAAGATTATGATTATGATGAATATGACTATGATGGAGAAGAGAATG TTGAAGTTGTACAGTCAACGCCAGAAAGTAAAAGGCCTGGGATTTGGAGTTGTTCAATTTGCACTTATGATAATGAAGAAAGTATGTCTGCTTGTGATATATGTGGGGTTCTTCGCAATCCTTTGCCCAAGAAAACAG ATCTCTTTCATGCAGTTGAAGGCATATGCAAACATGCTGAAGCATCCCTAATGGCCAAGTCTCTTTTTGCATCACTGCCGCATCAGACACCCAAAACTGTATTATTTCAACCGCAGAAAGATGGTTTTGAGACTGACAATGGCAATAACTTCCACAAGCTTGGGAAATTCCAAGGACATATGCATGAATTGCATAAGATTTTTTGTACTTGTAACTATCACAAGATTAATATAG CTCCTTTCAAGTTTGATAGTCCATCTCCAGATGATTTGGTTTCATATGGATTGCGTTCATCCAAAATGGGTTCCAAAG CTGTCATTGAGGTCACAGCTGCTCGTAATGAACAATCAAGTGCTCGAAAGACAGATAGCTTGTTCTCGATGAAGGATAAGAAGAATGAAGTACAGAAAGAGACAGTTAAAATAAGAGGAAGTGCTAACATTTCTGATGTCTCATCTGATTCTTTTGCGAGAGGTAACCACGGATCTGTGGGGGAGGCCAGTTACAAAGTAAGTGATACTGCTGATGTAGAATTGGTTAATAAAGGGATGGACAGTTCATCTTCTTCAAAACCAAAAAGCAGACAGAGTAACATGGATGAGAACATTAATTCTTCAGAGAATAGAGGCAAGTCAGAAAGTCTTGCCAGTAATGTAAATAACATGACTTTGGATGGTAGGACTGGAAAGTCAAATAATGTAAATTCTAGAAAGGCCCATTCACAGATGCAGTATAAACCTGAAAAGTGGATGCTTCCTGATCAAGCTAAAGACACACTGATTCAGTTGAATCTTGCCATC GTTGGTCATGTTGATTCAGGGAAATCAACACTCTCTGGAAGATTGCTACACCTTTCAGGTCGGATATCTCAAAAACTAATGCACAAATATGAAAAAGAGGCCAAGCAACAG GGCAAAGGGTCCTTTGCTTATGCTTGGGCATTGGATGAGAGTGCTGAAGAAAGGGAGAGGGGAATAACTATGACAGTGGCTGTTGCTTATTTTGATTCCAAGAAGTATCATGTTGTTGTGCTTGACTCCCCCGGTCACAAAGATTTTGTTCCAAACATGATCTCTGGAGCAACACAAGCTGATGCTGCAATTCTTGTAATAGATGCTTCGCTTGGTGCATTTGAAGCAGGCATGGACACTATGAAGGGGCAGACACGAGAGCATGCCCAGCTAATTAGAAGTTTTGGTGTTGAACAAATTATAGTTGCTGTTAACAAAATGGATATTATTGGATACTCCAAGGATCGGTTTGAGTTCATTAAACAACAGCTTGGGACGTTTCTCCGCCTTTGTGGGTTTAAAGATCCTTGTGTATTTTGGATTCCACTGAGTGTAATGGAAAATCAAAATTTGGTTGCGGCGCCATCTGATGCACGTTTCTCTTCCTG GTATCGAGGACCTAACTTGTTGGATGCAATTGATTCCTTCCAACCACCCTCAAGAGATTTCTCAAAACCTCTGCTCATGCCTATATGTGATGTCATCAAATCTGCTTCACTTGGGCAGGTTTCTGCCTGTGGTAAACTGGAAGCTGGAGCTCTTCGGACCGGCTTTAAG GTTCTGGTTATGCCTTCCGGAGAGGTAGGAACTGTGCGATCCTTAGAACGCGATTCTCAGGCTTGCTCAATTGCAAGAGCTGGAGACAATGTTGCAGTCAGTCTTCAAGGCATTGACGGAAGCAATGTGATGGCTGGTGGGGTGCTATGTCACCCTGATTTTCCAATTTTTGTAGCAAAACATTTAGAAGTGAAGGTTCTTATTTTGGATATTACAACTCCAATATTAGTTGGTTCTCAG TTGGAGTTTCACATACACCACGTGAAGGAGGTGGCTAGAGTTGTAAAGATACTGTCGCTGCTCGATTCAAAGACGGGCAAGGTGGCAAAGAAGGCCCCTCGTTGTCTTACTGCGAAACAGAGCGCTGTTGTTGAG GTGGTTTTGCAGGGACTAGTTTGTGTAGATGAATTCTCAAGTTGCAGAGCTCTTGGAAGGGTGTTTCTAAGAGCACTAGGACGAACTGTAGCTGTCGGTATAGTAACAAGAATTATTGAGTAG